The nucleotide sequence ACGGCTATGTATTTCAATGGTACATGGGAGGTTTCAACACTTGCTGATGAGTCTACCACTCCTGAAGCAGCAAATATCGGATGCTTTGTAATGCCGGCTTCAGATGCATCATATACCGGTGTGAATGTTGGATCACTTGATAATTCCTTTGCTGTCACAAAAAACTGCAAAAATGTAGATGCAGCAGTTGCTTTCCTTAAATTCTGGACGAATGAAGAAAACGAATCAATGCTTCTTTATAATTATGGAAAGATGCCGGCTATATCAATCGACGTGGATGAAACAAAACTTTCATCTCTCGGACAGGATGTTCTTAGTGCTTTTGAGAGTACTAAAGCAATGACTCCCTGGTTTGACCGTATGGATACCGATCTTGGAAATGAGTTTAACAATAAAGGTGTTGCGATCGCCAATGGTGATGACGTAGAAACTACATTTAATGATCTTCAGTCTTACGCTGAATCAAGGTAAATTAAGAGCTTCGGTTTGCTGTCTGTACATGAAAGAAAGCAGGCAGCGGATCCGGAGCTTTATAAAATTAAATGAATATCCGGTATGATAAGGAGGCAAAATATGAATCGCGTAATGGGTGATAAGAAGACAATAGCATTATTTGTTCTTCCGGCCTTTATAATATATGCAATATTCGCGTTATTCCCAATTGGCTATAATATATATCTTTCTCTATTTGATACTGACCTTATGTCAGGAAGTAAATTTGTCGGCTTAAAGAACTATATGGATCTGTTTAAGGATAAAACATTTCTGAATGCATTGAAAAATAATATCTTAATGGTCATCGGATCTTTGATCGCGCATCTTCCGCTTGCAATGTTCTTTGCAAATGCAATTTATAAAAAAATAAAAGGTTCAGCTTTTTTCCAGACTGTTTTTTTCCTTCCAAGTGTATTGTGTGGTGTTGCGGTAGGTCTTACATGGACTTTTATTTACAACGGCAATTATGGACTCTTAAATGCCTTTCTGAAGATCATAGGATTGGAAAGTCTTCAGAGAGTCTGGCTTTCGGATAAACATGCAGCTCTCATATGTATAATTATCGTAGTTATGTGGCAGTTTGTCGGTTATCATATGGTAATTCAGCTTGCGGCTATGAGAAATATTGATGAGTCTTATTTTGAAGCTGCTGAAATAGATGGAGCAACAGGCTGGCAGCAGTTTAAATATATAACGTTTCCGATGATAAAACCTATTTTGAAAATAGATACGGTTTTGATAATTACCGGATCGCTTAAATATTATGATCTGATAGCAGTAATGACATCAGGAGGACCTAACCATGCAACTGAGGTTATGTCAACCTATATGTATTATCAGTCATTTAATATTATGAGATATGGATATGCATGTGCGATAGGTGTAGTACTTATGCTTCTTTGCATATTGACGGTTAAGCTCTCGGATTTTGTATTCAGGACAGGAGACGCAAAATGAATAAAAGTTTATCGGAAAAAATAATCTTAGGAATTAAATATATATCGCTTACGGCATTTACAATACTTTGCCTTTATCCGATTTACTGGCTGCTTTTATCCTCATTTAAGACAAATCAGGAACTTTATACAAATACATGGGGATTGCCTGAGAACTGGAGCCCTGTAAATTATATCAATGCTATAACCAAAGGCGGTATATTAAAATATTTTGGTAATTCAATGATAGTTTCTGTGAGTGCAGTTATTATAACGGTCATATTTGCAACGATGGCATCGTATGCAATAAGCCGCATGAACTGGAAGCTATCTAAGGCAGTATACGGAATCTTTCTTCTTGGAATGATGATCCCTATTTATGCGTTGATAATTCCGATGTTTTCAATATTTAAGAGCATGGGATTATTAAATACCTATCTTGCTGTAATTTTACCGCAGATAGCTGTCGGACTTCCAATGTCTATATTTATCATTACCGGATTTATGGGAGGACTGCCAAGGGAGCTGGAAGAAGCTGCAGTTATTGATGGCTGCACAGTATTTCAGGTTTTCAGGATAATAATAATGCCGATAGCTAAATCTTCGGTTGTAACGGTTGCAGTTATTCAGTTTATTAATGTGTGGAATGACCTTTTACTTCCGAGAATCTTCCTTACAGACAGTTCAATGATGACACTGCCGGTAGGACTTACAAATTTTCAGGCACAATATTCAACGGATTATGTAGGTATGATAGCAGCGGTAATTATAACGGTCATTCCAAGTATAATACTTTATATTCTTTTGCATAAACAGATCATGGAGGGCATGGTGGCCGGAGCTGTTAAAGGCTGATCATTTTTAATGATCGCAAGTGGTTTTTTTCAGAGCCTTATTATAGAATAAATATATCTTTATTAATAGCAGGCGCTTGTTTTCTGCAATATTTAGAAAGGATCTTTTATGAGACTGCTTATAGCGGATGATGAGGAAATGATACGATCCGGGCTATTAAGCCTGGACTGGAAATCTATAGGAATTGATGAGGTTTATTCTGCTTCTAACGGCCTTGAGGCTGCAGATCTTATAGGCTCTGAAAAAATCGATATAGTTATTTTTGATATTCGAATGCCGGGAATGACAGGAATAGAACTGGCAAAATATGTAAAGGAAAAATCCCTGGATACAGCGGTGATCTTATTGACGGGCTTTTCAGAATTTGAATATGCAAGGGAAGCGCTTCGTCTGGGTGTCTATGAATATCTGCTTAAACCGCTAAGACCCAAAGAAATACTCGAAGCTGTGCAGAAGGTTAAGCTTTCGTTAGAACAGGAAAGATACAAGATAGATCTTGTAAGAAAATATGAAGATACCCCGGGAATTTATGATATTAATTCCCAGCTCTTAAATTATTTTTCAGACCTTTCGGCGCTCACGAGTGAGATAATGAATGAAATAGCACTGAATTTTCACGAAGCAATAAGTCTTGGACAGCTTGCGGAGGAATATCATTTTTCTGAGAATTATCTCTCTAAAAAAATAAAAAAAGATGCCGGGGTATCTTTTGCAAATATCCTGATGGCTGTAAGGCTTACAGAGGCGGTAAATCTTTTGCTGAAAGGTGAAAAAATACAAAAGGTATGTGAAAATACAGGATTTACAGACAGCAAATATTTTTCTCAGGTATTCAGAAAGTACATTAATGAAAGTCCTTCTGAATTCAAGAAATCACATGAAGAATTAAACTATGGAGATATAGGTTTTGAAACAGTTCTTAAAAAGATTATCGGAGATGAGGAAAAAACTAATATCTAAAAAAAGCAGTATTC is from Lachnospiraceae bacterium C1.1 and encodes:
- a CDS encoding sugar ABC transporter permease, translating into MNRVMGDKKTIALFVLPAFIIYAIFALFPIGYNIYLSLFDTDLMSGSKFVGLKNYMDLFKDKTFLNALKNNILMVIGSLIAHLPLAMFFANAIYKKIKGSAFFQTVFFLPSVLCGVAVGLTWTFIYNGNYGLLNAFLKIIGLESLQRVWLSDKHAALICIIIVVMWQFVGYHMVIQLAAMRNIDESYFEAAEIDGATGWQQFKYITFPMIKPILKIDTVLIITGSLKYYDLIAVMTSGGPNHATEVMSTYMYYQSFNIMRYGYACAIGVVLMLLCILTVKLSDFVFRTGDAK
- a CDS encoding carbohydrate ABC transporter permease; translation: MNKSLSEKIILGIKYISLTAFTILCLYPIYWLLLSSFKTNQELYTNTWGLPENWSPVNYINAITKGGILKYFGNSMIVSVSAVIITVIFATMASYAISRMNWKLSKAVYGIFLLGMMIPIYALIIPMFSIFKSMGLLNTYLAVILPQIAVGLPMSIFIITGFMGGLPRELEEAAVIDGCTVFQVFRIIIMPIAKSSVVTVAVIQFINVWNDLLLPRIFLTDSSMMTLPVGLTNFQAQYSTDYVGMIAAVIITVIPSIILYILLHKQIMEGMVAGAVKG
- a CDS encoding response regulator; protein product: MRLLIADDEEMIRSGLLSLDWKSIGIDEVYSASNGLEAADLIGSEKIDIVIFDIRMPGMTGIELAKYVKEKSLDTAVILLTGFSEFEYAREALRLGVYEYLLKPLRPKEILEAVQKVKLSLEQERYKIDLVRKYEDTPGIYDINSQLLNYFSDLSALTSEIMNEIALNFHEAISLGQLAEEYHFSENYLSKKIKKDAGVSFANILMAVRLTEAVNLLLKGEKIQKVCENTGFTDSKYFSQVFRKYINESPSEFKKSHEELNYGDIGFETVLKKIIGDEEKTNI